A stretch of DNA from Acidicapsa acidisoli:
CCTATATGGGCGACGATTTGCCGGACATTCCTCTGGCGCGTCGGGCCGGACTGGCGGTTTGCGTTGCCGGTGGCGCTCCCGAGCTGGCCGCAGTCTGCCACTTTACGACCCGCCGGCTCCCCGGACATGGCACCGCGCGTGAGGTAATCGAGCTCATATTGAAGGCACAGGGACGTTGGGAACAGGCCGTGCCGCTCGCACTTGCCTAGCCACTTCGGCGATAAGCCTCGCCGTTCCGGAACCTGCTCAGCTTCCGAATTGCCGCTGACTCGCTCCAAACCTGAATACTCGCCTATATCCGCACCCCCGCATCGTGGCAAATATTCAATGGAATATTTGGAACAATAGCTCTTGTTCGCCCGTATCCCAGGTTAGCCCCAGCGCGAGTAGAAGACGATGCTCGCGCCTGGTCTTCTATCAGGGGGGAGTATGAACGCCGATATACGACTTGCCTTGCGTCAGTTGTTCAAGGCGCCCGGATTTGCTGTGACCGCAGTGCTGACGCTTGCGCTGGCCATTGGCGCCAATGCAATCGTTTTCAGCGTATTGAATGCGCTGGTGTTGCGCCCGCTCAGGGTGCCACACCCGGAAAATCTGTTCATGGTGCAACGGGCCTACGGCGAGAGAAGTGCTCCTTCGCAAGCGTATCCCGACTACCTGGACTTGCGCGACCAGAACCGCAGCTTCGAATCCCTGATCTCCTATGACATTATCGGTGGCGTTGGGCTCGATACCGGCAGCGGGAGTCCCTCCGTCGTCTGGCCCTACATGGTGAGCGGCAATTATTTCGATTCCCTCGGCATCCAACCTTATCTGGGCCGCTTCCTGCATAGTTCCGACGAGCATGGAAAGAACAGTGTGCCCTACATCGTCCTGAGCTATGCCTACTGGCACAGTCATTTCAACAGCGATCCCGCCGCCGTGGGTCGTACCGTTCAAATCAACAAGCATCCGTACACGATTGCGGGGGTTGCGCCGCGCGATTTCCGAGGTACAGAACTCTTCTTCGCGCCTGATCTCTGGGCGCCGCTGGTGGATCTGCAACAGATTGGCGGATGGGACCCGCTGGAGGAGCGCGGCTCGCACTTCACCTGGGTGATCGGCCATCTGAAGCCCGGGGTGACGCCTGGCGCGGCGACCTCGGATTTGAACACTATTGCGGCCTCGCTGGCGAAATCGTATCCGAAAGACGACGATGGCCTGAAGTTCTCCCTGGCGCGGCCAGGGCTCGTGGGAGATACGCTCGGCCGCCCGGCGCGCGCCTTCATGGCTGGTCTTATGCTCTTGGCGACGCTCATCCTGCTGGCCGCCTGCGCCAACCTCGGCAGTCTCTTCGCCGCGCGCGCGGCTGATCGCTCGCGGGAGATCGCGTTGCGCATGGCTCTTGGAGCCCGCCGCCAACTCATCCTCCGCCAGCTTTTCACGGAGGCGCTTCTCGTATCCCTGGCCGGAGGAGTGTGCGGCATCGTGGGAGCAGTGGCCATTCTGCGCGTGTTGAGCACATGGAGGCCAATCCCCGGCATACCGATCAATGTGCCGGTCAATCCGGATGCAAGAACCTACGCCGTGGCGCTGCTGCTCGCCCTCTTCAGTGGCCTGCTGTTCGGCTCGGTTCCAGTTCGGCAGGTGCTGCGCGCCGATCCCTGGCAGGTCATCCGTTCAGGCTCTTCTGGGTTGGGCAGCTTGCGCCGCTTCACGCTGCGTGACGTGTTGTTGAGCCTGCAGATCGCCATCTGCGCCGTTCTGGTCACCGCATCACTGGTCGCGGTGCGCGGCTTGGCGCGGTCGCTACGAAGCGATTACGGTTTCCAGCCGCAGGGAGCGTTGCTGGTCAACACCGATCTGCACATGGCAGGTTATGACGGCGATCAACGACCTCTTATGCAGCGGCACATGCTCGATGCCGCGGAGGCCATCCCTGGCGTAACTGCGGTGGGCTATTCGGACCGGCTGCCGCTGAGTATCGGCGGCAACGACTCATCCGTTTTCACCGATAGCACGACGGACTTCCGGCCCACGAATTCCGTCGCGGATGCGCAGCAGTTCAATGTCTCACCGGATTATTTCACCGCAGCCGGGACTGCGATCCTGGCGGGGCGAACCTTTACACTGCACGATGAGAGCAAGGCACCGATGGTCGCTGTCGTCAATCGGACATTTGCCCGCAAGGTTCTTGGCACGGTCGATAAAGCCGTAGGCGGTCATTTCAAAGTCTGGGGTGGCACGCGAGTTGAAGTCGTGGGCGTGGTGGAAGACGGTAAGTACGAAACCCTGACGGAAGATCCTGAACCGGCCATGTTTTACTCGTTCCTGCAGCAGCCCTCCAACAATACCTGGATCATTGTTCGATCGCAGCGCGACGCGCAGGAGATCGCCGCCGCGTTACAGCGTTCGCTGCGTAAACTCGATCCCGCACTGCCGCTTGAGATCAAGACCTGGAACAGTGAATTGGATTCCGCTCTGTTCGCCGCCCGCGTAGCCACTGTATCCCTGGGTGTGCTGGGCCTGCTGGGTGCGATGCTCGCCATCACCGGCATCTTCGGCATGGCGTCGTACTCGGTGAGCAAACGTCTGCG
This window harbors:
- a CDS encoding ABC transporter permease yields the protein MNADIRLALRQLFKAPGFAVTAVLTLALAIGANAIVFSVLNALVLRPLRVPHPENLFMVQRAYGERSAPSQAYPDYLDLRDQNRSFESLISYDIIGGVGLDTGSGSPSVVWPYMVSGNYFDSLGIQPYLGRFLHSSDEHGKNSVPYIVLSYAYWHSHFNSDPAAVGRTVQINKHPYTIAGVAPRDFRGTELFFAPDLWAPLVDLQQIGGWDPLEERGSHFTWVIGHLKPGVTPGAATSDLNTIAASLAKSYPKDDDGLKFSLARPGLVGDTLGRPARAFMAGLMLLATLILLAACANLGSLFAARAADRSREIALRMALGARRQLILRQLFTEALLVSLAGGVCGIVGAVAILRVLSTWRPIPGIPINVPVNPDARTYAVALLLALFSGLLFGSVPVRQVLRADPWQVIRSGSSGLGSLRRFTLRDVLLSLQIAICAVLVTASLVAVRGLARSLRSDYGFQPQGALLVNTDLHMAGYDGDQRPLMQRHMLDAAEAIPGVTAVGYSDRLPLSIGGNDSSVFTDSTTDFRPTNSVADAQQFNVSPDYFTAAGTAILAGRTFTLHDESKAPMVAVVNRTFARKVLGTVDKAVGGHFKVWGGTRVEVVGVVEDGKYETLTEDPEPAMFYSFLQQPSNNTWIIVRSQRDAQEIAAALQRSLRKLDPALPLEIKTWNSELDSALFAARVATVSLGVLGLLGAMLAITGIFGMASYSVSKRLRELGIRVALGANQRNVLNAALGRAFRLLAIGSLAGMVLGVLATRVLSYIVYQATPKDPVVLGGVILTMLVVGLVAAWIPARHALAVDPMILLREE